One window of the Trifolium pratense cultivar HEN17-A07 linkage group LG2, ARS_RC_1.1, whole genome shotgun sequence genome contains the following:
- the LOC123910610 gene encoding uncharacterized protein LOC123910610, with product MKEEEESTVKMEWLTSIDSTTLSHSELQTLSLSSLSSFDLKSTRQIVTPKIDPSTFNHSAGSHRQTYSRSHRRCRAPPLLPTPVLPSDHRIIIDYLKQFIREDPKFDQVELLQPVVVPSISPPVVFSGEVRKRKRGRKPKMKVHLDECYRGMEIVNKNGVAVDLNVLSMVEHPFAAEIARRTEGLSKEEELLEFLSDLVGQWGSRRRKRRIVDAADFGDVLPLGWKLLLSLKRKDGRAWIYCRRYISPSGQQFVSCKEVSSYLQSRFGHSDLQLQISHRSESILQEQRVTTENSTGVAHEEQDQRQIVATNSDVSGLSVSNERLKEMSLLEMENLADVQIHDLFECHKCNMTFGEKDAYLEHLLSIHQKTTRRYRLGSSVSDGVIIKDGKFECQFCHKVFLEKRRYNSHVGIHVRNYLRKAEDLPDQPNVSRAEESPVTDEMPSKISKMDALIEIAQNSIVEDSVMEPSSSKLNTIHASEIAAGDLDEDINVESLVSEQQMEESLIGPNVVHDLNRQVSPHLPMGGTIEKIDNDNRVINAKIYSFLDNTSLLSVNNKNVDAPDTSKGKGGAAPTVDGFDHSGIDLQGISQIPLLPSFGNHMTPGYEKSENSGCTNTKGDLKLDENNSNKSDLKIGLDGCKDVPGVANVQVTAMPTSKENVIQSMVSNPSVSPEQSMDSFSAFSSDKGFQELRLEDIGSLEYDFASVQDVSAELANNIVVQGTCASQEVMLNLGANNQLTTTCVWCGIEFNHDAVNSEIQSDSVGFMCPVCKAKISGQINVLDTGSPNAGHL from the exons atgaaggaagaagaagaatcaacGGTGAAGATGGAATGGTTAACTTCCATTGATTCAACAACTCTCTCTCACTCTGAACTTCAaacactttctctctcttctctctcttccTTCGACCTAAAATCTACGCGCCAAATCGTCACTCCCAAAATCGATCCCTCAACTTTCAACCACAGCGCCGGTTCTCACCGTCAAACCTACTCCCGATCTCACCGACGTTGTCGTGCACCGCCACTTCTTCCAACTCCCGTTCTTCCCTCCGACCACCGTATCATTATTGATTACCTCAAACAGTTTATTAGAGAAGATCCGAAGTTCGATCAGGTTGAGCTTCTTCAGCCTGTAGTTGTTCCTTCAATTTCACCGCCGGTGGTATTTTCCGGTGAGGTGAGGAAGAGAAAAAGAGGGAGGAAACCTAAAATGAAGGTGCATTTGGATGAGTGTTATAGAGGGATGGAGATTGTGAATAAGAATGGTGTTGCTGTTGATTTGAATGTGTTGTCGATGGTGGAGCATCCGTTTGCGGCCGAGATTGCGAGAAGGACGGAAGGGTTGAGTAAGGAAGAGGAATTGTTAGAGTTTTTGAGTGATTTGGTTGGTCAGTGGGGAAGTAGGAGAAGGAAGAGGAGGATTGTTGATGCTGCTGATTTTGGAGATGTGTTGCCTCTTGGTTGGAAGCTTTTGCTTAGTTTGAAGAGGAAAGATGGTCGTGCTTGGATCTATTGCAGGAGATATATAAG CCCTAGTGGACAGCAGTTTGTGTCTTGCAAAGAAGTTTCTTCCTATTTGCAGTCTCGTTTTGGTCACTCTGATTTACAGTTACAAATCAGTCATAGGAGTGAAAGCATACTTCAAGAACAGAGAGTGACTACTGAAAAT TCTACAGGTGTTGCTCACGAGGAGCAGGATCAACGGCAGATTGTTGCCACTAACTCGGATGTGTCTGGTTTGTCCGTCTCTAATGAACGGTTGAAGGAAATGTCCTTGTTGGAGATGGAGAACCTTGCAGATGTGCAAATACATGATCTGTTTGAATGTCACAAGTGCAACATGACCTTCGGTGAGAAGGATGCGTACTTGGAGCACCTGTTGTCTATTCATCAGAAGACGACGAGGCGTTATCGACTTGGTTCATCTGTTTCAGATGGAGTTATAATTAAAGATGGGAAGTTTGAGTGCCAGTTCTGTCATAAAGTGTTTCTGGAAAAGCGTCGCTACAATAGTCACGTTGGGATACATGTTAGGAATTATTTGAGGAAAGCTGAAGACTTGCCGGATCAGCCTAATGTCTCGAGAGCAGAAGAGTCTCCAGTCACAGATGAGATGCCTTCAAAGATCTCTAAGATGGATGCCCTCATCGAAATTGCTCAAAACTCTATTGTGGAGGATTCTGTCATGGAACCAAGTTCCTCTAAACTGAATACGATTCATGCTTCAGAAATTGCGGCTGGCGACTTAGATGAAGACATAAATGTTGAGTCTCTGGTCAGTGAACAGCAAATGGAAGAGAGCTTGATTGGCCCAAATGTAGTTCACGATTTAAATCGGCAAGTTAGTCCTCATTTACCCATGGGTGGAACAATAGAGAAAATTGACAACGATAACCGAGTTATTAATGCAAAGATTTATAGTTTTCTAGATAACACAAGCTTGTTAtctgtaaataataaaaatgttgaTGCACCTGATACTTCTAAAGGAAAAGGTGGTGCGGCGCCGACTGTTGACGGATTTGATCATTCTGGGATTGATCTGCAAGGAATTTCTCAAATCCCGTTGCTTCCTTCATTTGGGAATCACATGACACCTGGATATGAGAAGAGTGAAAATTCTGGTTGCACTAATACTAAGGGGGATCTTAAACTTGACGAAAACAATAGTAATAAGAGTGACTTGAAAATTGGTTTAGATGGCTGCAAGGATGTACCCGGTGTTGCTAATGTTCAAGTGACAGCAATGCCAACTTCTAAAGAAAATGTGATCCAATCTATGGTTTCTAACCCCTCTGTATCCCCAGAACAATCCATGGATTCTTTTTCTGCATTCAGCTCAGACAAG GGGTTCCAGGAATTGAGGTTAGAAGATATTGGTTCTCTTGAGTATGATTTTGCAAGTGTTCAAGATGTGTCAGCTGAATTGGCAAATAACATAGTGGTGCAAGGGACATGTGCATCACAAGAAGTTATGTTAAATTTGGGTGCCAATAATCAGCTCACAACCACGTGTGTATGGTGTGGAATAGAGTTTAACCACGATGCTGTTAATTCTGAAATACAATCAGATTCTGTTGGATTCATGTGTCCAGTTTGCAAGGCAAAAATATCTGGTCAAATCAATGTGTTGGACACTGGATCACCAAATGCTGGCCATCTTTAG
- the LOC123910611 gene encoding metacaspase-1-like isoform X1, whose translation MKIGMKNTKLNIVFQHNQDNTNAEYTNTKQERVSEELQSFTSANPGLKDCGDGKHNDKTLINNLHINLSGNGNGSVLISVYNYNLSMNYPPTTYGTPVLSYYPPLRPPSAFGNKRDVLFGISYADTATPRKLKGSVNKAKLMKQFLIDKLGFPSNSIYMLTDDSEEKNTTPTKSNMRMAMRWLVEGSKPGDSLVFYFYGHGSWVKDHNVDGLMGVMIYYVPRHQAITTRQKKKEQRLRSGTLSAHQSFHLFNSFHIFTICYVLFISSKIHT comes from the exons ATGAAAATTGGCATGAAAAACACCAAGTTGAATATTGTTTTTCAGCACAACCAGGATAATACTAATGCTGAGTACACTAACACAAAACAAGAGCGGGTTAGCGAGGAATTGCAGTCTTTTACATCTGCTAATCCTGGTTTAAAGGACTGTGGTGATGGCAAACACAATGACAAAACATTGATTAATAACCTACATATTAACCTTTCGGGAAATGGGAATGGATCAGTTCTCATTAGCGTCTACAACTACAATCTCAGCATGAATTATCCTCCTACTACCTATGGAACACCTGTCCTTTCCTATTATCCTCCATTGAGGCCTCCTTCTGCATTTGGTAACAAAAGGGATGTGTTATTTGGAATCAGTTATGCTGACACAGCGACTCCGAGGAAGCTTAAAGGTTCTGTGAACAAGGCTAAACTCATGAAACAATTTTTGATTGACAAGTTGGGATTTCCTAGCAATTCCATATACATGCTCACTG ATGATTCAGAGGAGAAAAACACAACCCCAACAAAAAGTAACATGCGAATGGCTATGAGGTGGTTAGTTGAGGGCAGCAAACCAGGGGACTCGTTGGTGTTTTACTTCTATGGACATGGATCATGGGTTAAAGACCATAACGTGGATGGGTTGATGGGTGTGATGATATACTATGTACCAAGACATCAAGCAATAACCACtagacaaaaaaagaaagagcaaAGATTAAGAAGTGGAACCTTGTCAGCACATCAGTCATTTCACCTCTTTAATAGTTTCCACATTTTTACAATATGTTATGTCCTCTTCATAAGCTCTAAAATACACACATAA
- the LOC123910611 gene encoding metacaspase-1-like isoform X2: MKIGMKNTKLNIVFQHNQDNTNAEYTNTKQERVSEELQSFTSANPGLKDCGDGKHNDKTLINNLHINLSGNGNGSVLISVYNYNLSMNYPPTTYGTPVLSYYPPLRPPSAFGNKRDVLFGISYADTATPRKLKDDSEEKNTTPTKSNMRMAMRWLVEGSKPGDSLVFYFYGHGSWVKDHNVDGLMGVMIYYVPRHQAITTRQKKKEQRLRSGTLSAHQSFHLFNSFHIFTICYVLFISSKIHT, from the exons ATGAAAATTGGCATGAAAAACACCAAGTTGAATATTGTTTTTCAGCACAACCAGGATAATACTAATGCTGAGTACACTAACACAAAACAAGAGCGGGTTAGCGAGGAATTGCAGTCTTTTACATCTGCTAATCCTGGTTTAAAGGACTGTGGTGATGGCAAACACAATGACAAAACATTGATTAATAACCTACATATTAACCTTTCGGGAAATGGGAATGGATCAGTTCTCATTAGCGTCTACAACTACAATCTCAGCATGAATTATCCTCCTACTACCTATGGAACACCTGTCCTTTCCTATTATCCTCCATTGAGGCCTCCTTCTGCATTTGGTAACAAAAGGGATGTGTTATTTGGAATCAGTTATGCTGACACAGCGACTCCGAGGAAGCTTAAAG ATGATTCAGAGGAGAAAAACACAACCCCAACAAAAAGTAACATGCGAATGGCTATGAGGTGGTTAGTTGAGGGCAGCAAACCAGGGGACTCGTTGGTGTTTTACTTCTATGGACATGGATCATGGGTTAAAGACCATAACGTGGATGGGTTGATGGGTGTGATGATATACTATGTACCAAGACATCAAGCAATAACCACtagacaaaaaaagaaagagcaaAGATTAAGAAGTGGAACCTTGTCAGCACATCAGTCATTTCACCTCTTTAATAGTTTCCACATTTTTACAATATGTTATGTCCTCTTCATAAGCTCTAAAATACACACATAA
- the LOC123910612 gene encoding phospho-2-dehydro-3-deoxyheptonate aldolase 2, chloroplastic-like, protein MSVTSASLIGFTPSLLTQHRHHQRRHQRRSIIVANSSSNASNSSSPLPPWKIDSWKTKKALQLPEYPDQNNLDEVLQTLTSFPPIVFAGEARNLEDKLSQASMGNAFLLMGGDCAESFKEFSANNIRDTFRVILQMGVVLMFGAQMPVIKVGRMAGQFAKPRSDSFEEKNGVKLPSYRGDNINGDAFDAVSRTPDPQRMVRAYCQSVATLNLLRAFATGGYAAMQRVNQWNLDFMEQSEQGDRYRELAHRVDEALGFMGCAGLTADHPIMTTTDFWTSHECLLLPYEQALTREDSTSGFYYDCSAHMLWVGERTRQLDGAHVEFLRGLANPLGIKASDKMDPNELVKLIDILNPKNKSGRITVIVRMGAENMRVKLPHLIRAVRGAGQVVTWVSDPMHGNTIKAPSGLKTRPFDSIRAELRAFFDVHEQEGSFPGGVHLEMTGQNVTECVGGSRTITFDDLSSRYHTHCDPRLNASQSLELAFAIAERLRKRRLKSTPSLTLPFGSQLLV, encoded by the exons atgtctGTAACATCTGCATCCCTAATCGGGTTTACACCTTCTCTGTTGACACAACACCGCCACCACCAACGCCGCCACCAACGCCGATCCATCATAGTCGCAAATTCATCCTCCAATGCTTCAAATTCAAGTTCTCCATTACCACCATGGAAGATAGATAGTTGGAAAACAAAAAAGGCACTTCAACTTCCTGAATATCCAGATCAGAATAACCTTGATGAAGTTCTTCAAACACTTACATCTTTTCCACCTATTGTTTTCGCTGGTGAGGCTAGAAATCTTGAGGATAAACTTTCTCAAGCTTCAATGGGTAACGCTTTTTTACTTATGGGTGGTGATTGTGCTGAGAGCTTTAAGGAGTTTAGTGCTAATAATATTAGAGATACTTTTCGTGTTATTCTTCAAATGGGTGTTGTTCTTATGTTTGGTGCTCAAATGCCTGTTATCAAG GTGGGGAGAATGGCGGGTCAGTTTGCAAAGCCGAGATCAGATTCATTTGAGGAGAAAAATGGTGTCAAGCTGCCGAGTTACAGGGGTGACAATATAAATGGGGATGCATTTGATGCAGTATCTAGAACTCCAGATCCACAGAGAATGGTAAGAGCCTACTGCCAGTCTGTAGCTACTCTCAACCTCTTGCGGGCGTTTGCCACGGGAGGTTATGCTGCCATGCAAAGGGTCAACCAGTGGAATCTTGATTTCATGGAACAAAGCGAACAAGGAGACAG GTACCGTGAATTGGCGCATCGAGTGGATGAAGCTCTTGGCTTCATGGGTTGCGCTGGACTTACAGCTGACCATCCAATCATGACTACAACTGACTTTTGGACCTCCCATGAGTGTTTGCTTCTCCCTTATGAACAAGCACTTACTAGGGAGGATTCTACTTCTGGGTTTTATTATGATTGCTCAGCTCACATGTTATGGGTTGGGGAACGTACTCGCCAACTTGATGGTGCTCATGTTGAATTTTTGAGAGGACTTGCTAATCCACTTGGCATCAAG GCTAGTGATAAGATGGATCCAAATGAACTTGTTAAGCTGATAGATATTCTGAACCCTAAAAACAAGTCTGGAAGAATTACAGTAATTGTAAGAATGGGAGCTGAGAATATGCGAGTGAAGCTTCCACATCTTATCAGGGCAGTTCGCGGAGCTGGTCAAGTTGTCACTTGGGTTAGTGATCCCATGCATGGGAACACCATTAAAGCTCCATCTGGACTTAAAACCCGCCCTTTTGATTCAATAAGG GCTGAACTGAGGGCATTCTTTGATGTCCACGAACAAGAAGGAAGCTTCCCTGGAGGTGTTCATTTGGAAATGACCGGGCAGAATGTGACAGAATGTGTTGGAGGCTCACGGACTATTACTTTCGATGACTTGAGTTCACGCTACCACACTCACTGTGATCCTAGGCTTAATGCTTCTCAATCTCTTGAGCTTGCATTTGCTATTGCAGAGAGATTGCGTAAGAGAAGGCTTAAATCAACTCCATCTCTTACGTTGCCCTTTGGATCACAATTATTAGTGTAA
- the LOC123910613 gene encoding splicing factor 3B subunit 1-like, which produces MSSNDDEIRKTQEDRKKMEQELASLTALTFDTDLYGASDRSSYLTSIPASEDAENLEADNEFSRRLPSYTGPKSIMREIPSAENDAGDSSLPQSRRIIDREDDYRKRRLNQILSPDRHDPFAAGEKTPDPSVRTYAEIMRDEALKREFDETKRAIAKKKKEEEENAKAAPEKNQSQSQSQQVNNQQKRRNRWDQSQDEGGANAKKAKTSDWDAPESMTPGRWDATPTPGRVIDATPGRRNRWDETPTPGRLVDSDATPGGVTPGATPGATAWDATPKLPGMATPTPKRQRSRWDETPATMGSATPLPGATPAAGYTPGVTPVGGVELATPTPGALQGSFTPEQYNLLRWERDIEERNRPLTDEELDAMFPQEGYKVLDPPASYVPIRTPARKLLATPTPLGTPLYQIPEENRGQQYDVPKEAPGGLPFMKPEDYQYFGALLNEENEEELSPDEQKERKIMKLLLKVKNGTPPQRKTALRQLTDKAREFGAGPLFNRILPLLMQPTLEDQERHLLVKVIDRVLYKLDELVRPYVHKILVVIEPLLIDEDYYARVEGREIISNLSKAAGLATMIAAMRPDIDNIDEYVRNTTARAFSVVASALGIPALLPFLKAVCQSKKSWQARHTGIKIVQQIAILIGCAVLPHLRSLVEIIEHGLNDENQKVRTITALSLAALAEAAAPYGIESFDSVLKPLWKGIRQHRGKVLAAFLKAIGFIIPLMEALYASYYTKEVMLILIREFQSPDEEMKKIVLKVVKQCVSTEGVEAEYIRTDILPEFFRNFWVRRMALDRRNYKQLVETTVEIANKVGVADIVGRIVEDLKDESEPYRRMVMETIEKVVTNLGSSDIDARLEELLIDGILYAFQEQTSDDANVMLNGFGAVVNSLGQRVKPYLPQICGTIKWRLNNKSAKVRQQAADLISRIAVVMKQCHEEQLMGHLGVVLYEYLGEEYPEVLGSILGALKSIVNVIGMTKMTPPIKDLLPRLTPILKNRHEKVQENCIDLVGRIADRGAEFVPAREWMRICFELLEMLKAHKKGIRRATVNTFGYIAKAIGPQDVLATLLNNLKVQERQNRVCTTVAIAIVAETCSPFTVLPALMNEYRVPELNVQNGVLKSLSFLFEYIGEMGKDYIYAVTPLLEDALMDRDLVHRQTAASAVKHMALGVAGLGCEDALVHLLNYVWPNIFETSPHVINAVMEAIEGMRVALGSAVVLNYCLQGLFHPARKVREVYWKIYNSLYIGAQDALVAAYPSLEDEHNNVYSRSELMMFI; this is translated from the coding sequence ATGTCGTCGAACGATGACGAAATTAGGAAAACGCAAGAAGACCGAAAGAAGATGGAACAAGAACTCGCTTCACTCACTGCACTCACCTTCGATACTGATCTCTATGGCGCAAGCGATAGATCTTCATATCTCACTTCAATTCCGGCGAGCGAAGATGCTGAAAATCTCGAAGCCGATAACGAGTTTTCTCGCCGACTTCCTTCATACACTGGTCCTAAATCTATCATGAGAGAAATTCCTTCCGCCGAAAACGATGCTGGAGATTCGAGTTTACCTCAGTCGCGGCGAATAATTGATCGTGAAGATGATTATCGTAAGCGTAGGTTGAATCAGATTCTTTCTCCGGATAGACATGATCCTTTTGCTGCTGGAGAGAAGACGCCGGATCCATCTGTGAGGACTTATGCTGAAATTATGAGGGATGAAGCGTTGAAGAGAGAGTTCGATGAAACGAAGAGGGCGATTGccaagaagaagaaggaggaaGAAGAGAATGCTAAGGCTGCTCCGGAGAAGAATCAGTCTCAGTCTCAGTCTCAACAGGTGAATAATCAGCAGAAGAGGAGGAATAGGTGGGATCAATCTCAGGATGAAGGTGGTGCTAATGCTAAGAAGGCTAAAACATCTGATTGGGATGCTCCGGAATCGATGACACCGGGGAGATGGGATGCTACACCAACTCCGGGGAGAGTTATTGATGCTACTCCAGGGAGGAGGAATAGGTGGGATGAGACTCCGACGCCGGGGAGGTTGGTTGATTCTGATGCTACTCCTGGTGGTGTTACTCCTGGTGCTACACCTGGTGCAACTGCTTGGGATGCTACTCCTAAGCTTCCTGGAATGGCTACTCCAACTCCTAAGAGACAAAGATCAAGATGGGATGAAACACCTGCTACTATGGGGAGTGCAACTCCATTACCTGGTGCAACTCCTGCTGCTGGTTATACACCTGGTGTTACTCCTGTTGGTGGTGTTGAATTGGCTACTCCTACTCCTGGTGCTTTACAAGGTTCATTTACACCTGAGCAGTATAATTTGTTGAGGTGGGAGAGGGATATTGAAGAGAGGAATCGTCCTTTGACCGATGAAGAGCTTGATGCTATGTTTCCACAAGAAGGGTATAAGGTTTTGGATCCTCCTGCTTCTTATGTGCCAATTAGAACTCCTGCAAGGAAGCTTCTTGCTACCCCTACGCCGTTGGGGACTCCGCTTTATCAAATTCCTGAAGAGAATCGTGGTCAGCAGTATGATGTTCCTAAGGAAGCTCCTGGTGGTTTGCCTTTCATGAAACCTGAAGATTATCAGTATTTCGGGGCTTTGttgaatgaagaaaatgaagaggaGTTGTCTCCAGATGAGCAGAAAGAGAGGAAGATTATGAAGCTTCTGCTTAAAGTGAAGAACGGTACTCCACCGCAGAGGAAAACGGCTTTGAGGCAGTTAACTGATAAGGCTCGTGAGTTCGGTGCTGGACCTTTGTTTAACCGAATTCTGCCATTGCTTATGCAGCCTACTTTGGAGGACCAAGAGAGACATCTTTTGGTTAAGGTAATTGATAGAGTTCTTTATAAATTGGATGAATTGGTTCGGCCTTATGTGCATAAGATTCTTGTTGTTATTGAGCCCCTCTTGATTGATGAAGACTACTATGCCCGTGTTGAGGGGAGAGAAATAATATCGAATCTCAGTAAAGCGGCTGGTTTGGCCACCATGATTGCTGCCATGAGGCCTGACATAGATAACATTGATGAATATGTTAGGAATACCACTGCTAGAGCTTTTAGTGTTGTTGCGTCTGCTCTTGGTATTCCGGCTTTATTGCCCTTCCTGAAGGCTGTTTGTCAGAGTAAGAAATCATGGCAAGCTCGACACACTGGTATTAAGATTGTACAGCAGATTGCCATTTTAATTGGATGCGCTGTGTTGCCCCATCTGAGATCTCTTGTGGAGATTATAGAGCATGGTTTGAATGATGAGAATCAGAAGGTGAGGACGATCACTGCATTATCTCTGGCTGCACTTGCTGAGGCGGCTGCCCCTTATGGTATTGAAAGTTTTGACTCGGTGTTGAAACCACTGTGGAAGGGAATTAGGCAACACCGTGGTAAGGTGCTGGCTGCGTTTTTGAAGGCAATTGGGTTTATCATTCCGTTGATGGAAGCCTTATATGCTAGCTATTATACAAAGGAAGTCATGCTTATTCTGATTCGGGAGTTTCAGTCACCCgatgaagaaatgaagaaaattgttttgaaaGTGGTGAAGCAGTGTGTGAGCACCGAGGGTGTGGAAGCTGAGTATATTAGAACTGATATCCTCCCTGAGTTTTTCAGAAACTTCTGGGTTAGGAGGATGGCTTTGGATAGAAGAAACTATAAGCAACTTGTGGAGACGACTGTTGAGATAGCAAATAAGGTCGGTGTTGCCGATATTGTTGGAAGAATTGTTGAAGATCTTAAAGATGAGAGTGAACCTTATAGGCGAATGGTCATGGAAACTATTGAGAAGGTGGTCACTAACTTGGGATCATCTGATATAGATGCACGGTTGGAAGAACTTTTGATTGATGGTATTCTTTATGCTTTCCAAGAGCAGACCAGCGATGATGCTAATGTGATGCTTAATGGGTTCGGTGCAGTTGTAAACTCGCTCGGGCAGAGAGTAAAACCATATCTTCCTCAGATTTGTGGTACCATCAAGTGGAGGTTAAACAATAAGAGTGCAAAGGTGAGACAGCAAGCAGCAGACCTCATTTCGAGGATTGCTGTTGTCATGAAGCAGTGCCATGAGGAACAGTTGATGGGTCATCTTGGTGTTGTCTTGTATGAGTATCTTGGAGAAGAGTATCCAGAAGTTCTAGGTTCAATTTTGGGTGCTCTCAAGTCTATTGTTAATGTTATTGGTATGACGAAGATGACTCCACCTATTAAGGATTTGCTTCCCAGGTTGACTCCAATATTGAAGAATAGGCACGAGAAAGTCCAGGAGAACTGTATTGACCTTGTGGGTAGGATTGCTGATCGTGGGGCTGAGTTTGTACCTGCCAGAGAATGGATGAGGATCTGTTTTGAGCTTCTTGAGATGCTTAAGGCACACAAGAAGGGAATTCGTAGAGCTACTGTGAACACTTTCGGATATATTGCAAAAGCCATCGGACCACAGGATGTCCTGGCAACTCTATTGAATAATCTCAAGGTGCAGGAGAGGCAGAATCGTGTATGCACTACTGTTGCCATTGCTATTGTTGCAGAAACATGTTCACCCTTCACAGTTTTGCCAGCACTGATGAATGAGTACCGTGTTCCAGAGCTAAATGTGCAAAATGGTGTGCTCAAGTCTCTCTCTTTCCTCTTTGAGTATATTGGTGAAATGGGCAAGGACTACATCTATGCAGTGACTCCTTTGCTTGAGGATGCTCTTATGGACAGGGATTTGGTTCATAGGCAGACAGCTGCATCTGCTGTGAAGCACATGGCATTGGGAGTGGCCGGTTTGGGTTGCGAGGATGCGCTGGTCCATTTGCTGAACTATGTTTGGCCAAATATATTTGAAACTTCTCCACATGTGATAAATGCTGTGATGGAAGCCATTGAAGGGATGCGGGTAGCCTTGGGTTCTGCTGTTGTTCTTAATTACTGTCTTCAAGGGCTGTTCCACCCTGCCCGAAAAGTGAGGGAGGTGTATTGGAAGATTTATAACTCTCTTTATATTGGAGCTCAAGACGCTCTTGTTGCAGCATACCCTTCTCTAGAGGATGAGCACAACAATGTTTACAGTAGATCGGAgttgatgatgtttatttag